The Bordetella sp. FB-8 genome includes a window with the following:
- the dinB gene encoding DNA polymerase IV — translation MASSERKIVHVDMDAFYASVEQRDRPELRGLPVVVAWTGPRSVVCAASYEARRFGVHSAMSAARARRLCPQAVCVPPDFERYRAVSRQVRGIFARHTDLIEPLSLDEAYLDVTVNKQGLASATEVAQVIRAQIRAETGLTASAGVAPNKFLAKIASDWNKPDGLFVIKPSRVQAFLLDLPVRKVPGVGKVMQARLLELGIHTVGELRQHAAAELELHFGRYGYRLYELARGIDERAVEPDLAVRQVSAETTFEIDLRLDQLDETLRRLSAKAWEQARRKGVAGRTVVLKLKTDRFRSLTRSHTQPQPVATPQELAELALGMRERVTLPPYTLYRLAGVGLSNFAGMDEAQRQPDMFA, via the coding sequence TTGGCTTCGTCCGAACGCAAGATCGTGCATGTCGACATGGACGCGTTCTATGCGTCGGTCGAGCAGCGCGACCGCCCCGAATTGCGCGGTCTGCCCGTGGTGGTGGCCTGGACCGGGCCGCGTTCGGTAGTGTGCGCGGCCTCTTACGAGGCCCGGCGCTTCGGCGTTCACTCGGCCATGTCGGCGGCGCGTGCGCGGCGGCTCTGCCCGCAGGCGGTTTGCGTGCCGCCCGACTTCGAGCGTTATCGCGCCGTGTCGCGCCAGGTGCGTGGCATCTTCGCGCGCCATACCGACTTGATCGAACCCTTGTCGCTGGACGAGGCCTATCTGGATGTGACGGTCAACAAGCAGGGACTGGCCTCGGCGACCGAGGTGGCGCAGGTCATACGCGCCCAGATCCGCGCCGAAACCGGGCTGACGGCCTCGGCCGGCGTGGCGCCCAACAAGTTCCTGGCCAAGATTGCGTCCGACTGGAACAAGCCGGACGGCCTCTTCGTCATCAAACCCTCGCGCGTGCAGGCGTTCTTGCTGGATCTACCGGTGCGCAAGGTGCCGGGCGTGGGCAAGGTGATGCAGGCCCGCCTGCTGGAGCTGGGCATCCATACCGTGGGTGAGCTCAGACAGCACGCCGCGGCCGAACTGGAACTGCATTTCGGCCGCTACGGCTATCGCCTCTACGAGCTGGCGCGTGGCATAGACGAGCGTGCGGTAGAGCCGGACCTGGCCGTCCGGCAGGTATCGGCCGAGACAACGTTCGAGATCGACCTGCGGCTAGACCAACTGGACGAGACACTGCGGCGCCTGTCGGCCAAGGCCTGGGAACAGGCGCGCAGGAAGGGCGTAGCGGGGCGCACGGTGGTGCTCAAGCTCAAGACCGACCGCTTTCGCAGCCTGACCCGCAGCCATACGCAGCCACAGCCCGTGGCCACGCCGCAGGAACTGGCCGAATTGGCGCTGGGCATGCGCGAACGCGTCACGTTGCCCCCCTACACGCTCTACCGCTTGGCGGGGGTGGGGCTGAGCAATTTTGCCGGCATGGACGAGGCGCAGCGCCAGCCGGATATGTTTGCCTGA
- a CDS encoding BPTD_2524 family lipoprotein, producing MIKQAKCAAVALVAAALSGCAVGLGPNGTSLSGDFDAPVGYRQAYQAALDQAKLCLLGSGAYHVQGGLDQAAHSGRLRVVANLVDSREMARVEISAAGPDRTRVHVQMWGRSIWDAKAMRAMHDAVYFSSPSCSVYIPPQTGANPDAWFHIKQ from the coding sequence ATGATCAAGCAAGCAAAGTGCGCCGCCGTTGCGCTGGTTGCGGCAGCCCTGTCGGGCTGCGCGGTCGGCCTGGGGCCCAACGGCACCTCGTTGTCGGGCGATTTCGACGCGCCGGTGGGCTATCGGCAGGCCTACCAAGCGGCGCTCGACCAGGCCAAGTTGTGCCTCTTGGGCAGCGGCGCCTACCACGTGCAGGGCGGCCTGGATCAGGCTGCGCACAGCGGCCGCCTGCGCGTGGTGGCCAATCTGGTCGACAGCCGGGAAATGGCCCGCGTCGAAATCAGCGCGGCGGGCCCGGACCGCACCCGGGTGCATGTGCAAATGTGGGGCAGGAGCATCTGGGACGCCAAGGCCATGCGCGCCATGCACGATGCGGTGTACTTCAGTTCGCCCTCGTGTAGCGTCTATATTCCGCCCCAGACCGGCGCCAATCCCGACGCCTGGTTCCATATCAAGCAATAA
- a CDS encoding methylated-DNA--[protein]-cysteine S-methyltransferase: MATLTLRMERAPTPLGEMLIVTDEQGLLRALNWGDHESDMLRLMRNHYRKDAVQLQEIRRASPAMQAMLAYFEGDLAGIDHLPVLTGGTDFQRQVWAALREIACGSTISYLDLATRIGKPAAVRAVGMANHANPISIVIPCHRVIGSDRTLTGYGGGLHRKRWLLEHESEYRQGRLI, translated from the coding sequence ATGGCTACCTTGACCTTGCGGATGGAACGCGCGCCCACGCCGCTAGGTGAAATGCTGATCGTCACCGACGAACAGGGCCTGCTGCGCGCGCTGAACTGGGGCGATCACGAATCGGACATGCTCAGGCTGATGCGCAATCACTACCGCAAGGATGCGGTGCAACTGCAGGAAATCCGCCGCGCATCGCCTGCCATGCAAGCGATGCTGGCTTATTTCGAAGGCGACCTGGCCGGTATCGACCACCTGCCCGTACTGACCGGCGGCACGGATTTCCAGCGCCAGGTGTGGGCCGCCCTGCGCGAGATTGCGTGCGGCTCGACGATCAGCTACCTGGATCTGGCCACCCGCATCGGCAAGCCTGCGGCCGTGCGGGCCGTGGGCATGGCCAACCATGCCAACCCGATCAGCATCGTCATCCCCTGCCACCGCGTCATCGGCAGCGACCGCACGCTCACCGGCTACGGCGGTGGGCTGCACCGCAAACGCTGGCTGCTGGAACACGAGTCCGAATATCGGCAGGGGCGGTTGATCTAG
- a CDS encoding MFS transporter encodes MSTVLQTSAPGVMPGQPAADPNAQSTAFKVLGAISAAHLMNDMIQSILLALYPMFKDNFSLSFAQIGLLTLAYQITASLLQPCVGIYTDKKPLPYSLAVGMGFTLSGLLMLSVAPSFGFLVLAACLVGTGSSVFHPESSRVARMASGGRHGLAQSLFQVGGNLGSSLGPLLAALIIIPHGQRSVAWFALVALAAIVLLSQVGRWYAANRWRLKAKARKVGGAVALSRVRVGITLAVLGMLVFSKYFYLASLNSYFTFYLMDKFGLTIRSAQMFLFLFLASVAVGTIIGGPIGDKLGRKLVIWVSILGVAPFTLILPHVNLLWTGILVSIIGLILASAFSAILVYAQELIPGKVGMVAGLFFGFAFGMGGVGAALLGELADRTSIEYVYQLCAYLPLLGLLTVFLPNIEGKGLRKAKAA; translated from the coding sequence ATGAGCACCGTACTGCAGACCTCCGCTCCAGGCGTCATGCCCGGTCAGCCCGCCGCCGATCCCAACGCCCAGTCCACCGCCTTCAAGGTGCTGGGCGCCATCAGCGCGGCGCACCTGATGAACGACATGATTCAGTCCATCCTGCTGGCTCTGTATCCCATGTTCAAGGACAATTTCTCGCTTAGCTTCGCGCAGATCGGGCTGCTGACGCTGGCCTACCAGATCACGGCCTCGCTGCTGCAGCCCTGCGTGGGTATTTATACAGACAAGAAACCCCTGCCGTATTCGCTGGCGGTGGGTATGGGCTTTACGCTGTCGGGCCTGCTCATGCTGTCGGTTGCGCCGTCCTTCGGTTTCCTGGTGCTGGCGGCGTGCCTGGTCGGCACGGGATCGTCGGTGTTCCACCCAGAGTCCTCGCGTGTGGCGCGCATGGCCTCGGGCGGGCGGCACGGCCTGGCGCAGTCGCTCTTTCAGGTCGGCGGCAATCTGGGCTCGTCGCTGGGGCCGCTGCTGGCGGCGCTGATCATCATTCCGCACGGCCAGCGCAGCGTGGCGTGGTTCGCGCTGGTGGCGCTGGCGGCCATTGTGCTGCTGTCGCAGGTCGGCCGCTGGTATGCCGCCAACCGCTGGCGCCTGAAGGCCAAGGCCCGCAAGGTCGGCGGCGCCGTGGCACTGTCGCGCGTCCGGGTGGGGATCACGCTGGCGGTGCTGGGCATGCTGGTCTTCTCCAAGTATTTTTATCTGGCCAGCCTGAATAGCTATTTCACCTTCTATCTGATGGACAAATTCGGCCTGACCATCCGTTCGGCGCAGATGTTCCTGTTCCTGTTCCTGGCGTCGGTGGCGGTGGGCACGATCATCGGCGGTCCGATCGGCGACAAGTTAGGCCGCAAGCTGGTGATCTGGGTCTCGATCCTGGGGGTGGCGCCGTTCACGCTGATCCTGCCGCATGTCAATCTGCTCTGGACGGGTATCCTGGTGTCGATCATTGGCCTGATCCTGGCGTCGGCATTCTCGGCCATCCTGGTCTATGCGCAGGAGCTGATCCCGGGCAAGGTGGGCATGGTCGCGGGCCTGTTCTTCGGCTTTGCCTTCGGCATGGGCGGCGTGGGTGCCGCGCTGCTGGGCGAACTGGCGGACAGGACCAGCATCGAATACGTGTACCAGCTTTGCGCCTATCTGCCTTTGCTGGGATTGCTGACGGTGTTCCTGCCCAATATCGAAGGCAAAGGATTGCGCAAGGCGAAGGCGGCCTAG
- a CDS encoding helix-turn-helix transcriptional regulator: protein MPAFPPITAPWRSIDASDYQDVPRSVTAMAKEYSVGSTTGPHTHVRGQLIYAVTGSMQVRTAHGLWPLPARRALWVPPGVEHAVLMLGEVSMRTLYLAADAASSLSGECCVLEVSNLLRELILSLAAEPIEYALDGRSGQIAALILTELALAVRIPLHIPWPHDRRLQAVCQAIVKQPGLRRTVDDWGHEVGASGRTLIRLFQAELGLNFHEWVQQVRLADALSRLSMGQSIARIACELGYRSPSAFAAMFRRALGASPHQYLHQTVSNVAVCKT, encoded by the coding sequence ATGCCTGCCTTCCCCCCCATCACCGCCCCCTGGCGCAGTATCGATGCCAGCGACTACCAGGACGTGCCGCGCAGCGTCACGGCCATGGCCAAGGAATACAGCGTCGGTTCGACGACCGGCCCGCACACCCACGTCCGCGGCCAATTGATCTACGCCGTGACCGGCAGCATGCAGGTAAGGACGGCGCATGGCCTCTGGCCCCTGCCCGCGCGGCGCGCCCTGTGGGTGCCGCCCGGCGTCGAGCACGCCGTGCTCATGCTGGGCGAGGTTTCCATGCGCACCCTGTACCTGGCCGCCGACGCCGCCTCCAGCCTGAGCGGCGAATGCTGCGTGCTGGAGGTCTCGAACCTGCTGCGCGAACTCATATTGAGCCTCGCGGCCGAACCCATCGAATATGCGCTTGACGGCCGCAGCGGCCAGATCGCAGCCCTCATCCTCACCGAGCTGGCATTGGCCGTGCGCATTCCGTTGCACATTCCCTGGCCGCACGACCGCCGCCTGCAAGCCGTCTGCCAGGCCATCGTCAAGCAGCCCGGCCTACGCCGCACCGTGGACGACTGGGGACACGAGGTCGGTGCCAGCGGACGCACCCTGATCCGCCTCTTCCAGGCGGAGCTAGGGCTGAACTTTCACGAATGGGTGCAGCAGGTGCGGCTGGCCGACGCGCTGAGCCGGCTATCCATGGGCCAATCCATCGCCCGCATCGCCTGCGAACTGGGCTACCGCAGCCCCAGTGCCTTCGCGGCCATGTTCCGCCGCGCGCTGGGTGCCTCGCCCCATCAGTACCTGCATCAAACCGTTTCAAACGTAGCTGTGTGCAAAACATAG
- a CDS encoding penicillin-binding protein 1A encodes MHSSPRPPSHRPSSQRPASSPSLSRSGILVKLAVFCVGLGGCGALMLGLAIALAWPSLPNLHAMTDYRPDVPLRVYTADHVLIGEFGEEHRNVTPFAKIPQIMKDSVLAAEDDRFYQHGGVEWLDVFRAALTNLIHMSKVQGASTITMQVARNFYLSDEKTYGRKFYELLLTYKIESQLTKDQILELYMNQIYLGHRAYGFAAAARTYFGKTLDELTPAEAAMLAGIPKAPSRANPITDMKRAKQRQHYVLGRLLALGKLTQAQYQVALDQPITVAGSGADGSRDYAVHGEYPAELARQLMYSIFQDSAYTRGIDVYTTIDSKAQQAAYQSVHDGILDYTRRSVYPGPEGQIDLPAGIENDPKALDNALDSVQENTPDDGDLLTGVVLSASPTSVTVARSSSQIVTVDTKSALSVIARALNPRAKPDMRITRGSVVYIHKLPDGTWEIINKPKLQAALVSLSPKDGAIRAMIGGFNFQQGSFNRAVQAWRQPGSNIKPFYYAAALERGLAPTTEISDEPFFLSAAQTGSKDWAPKNDDDKYQPMMSMRQALYQSVNLVSIRIMQAITPQYAQQYLTRFGFLAERWPPMLPIALGAGSATPLEVASAYTVFANGGYRVPPYLIDHVVDRRGNVLMQAKPVEAGDESVRAIDPRTAWIMDDMLRGVATYGTGARAHAVLKRNDVAGKTGTTNGPTDIWFSGFVPSLETTVWMGFDQPRPLGAYEFGSGTALSTWLGYMKPMLANVPQTPPPPMPQGLIQANGDYYFTEFPPGQNVASLDLGVSDTNDGSASSDANGVPVSNDSDVLGGFLNKMWSNITKDPNPKHVDSPRVTP; translated from the coding sequence ATGCACAGTTCGCCACGCCCCCCGTCGCATCGCCCGTCGTCGCAGCGTCCTGCGTCCTCGCCCTCTCTGTCCCGCTCCGGCATTCTCGTGAAGCTTGCCGTCTTCTGCGTCGGCCTGGGCGGCTGCGGCGCACTCATGCTGGGACTGGCCATCGCCCTGGCCTGGCCCAGCCTGCCCAACCTGCATGCCATGACCGACTACCGGCCCGACGTGCCGCTGCGCGTGTACACGGCCGACCACGTTCTCATCGGCGAATTCGGCGAGGAGCACCGCAACGTGACGCCCTTCGCCAAGATCCCGCAGATCATGAAGGACTCGGTGCTGGCCGCCGAGGACGACAGGTTCTACCAGCACGGCGGCGTCGAATGGCTGGACGTATTCCGCGCGGCCCTGACCAACCTGATCCACATGTCCAAGGTTCAGGGCGCCAGCACCATCACTATGCAGGTGGCGCGCAATTTCTACCTGTCCGACGAAAAGACCTACGGCCGCAAGTTCTACGAACTGCTGCTCACTTACAAGATCGAATCGCAGCTCACCAAGGACCAGATCCTCGAGCTGTACATGAACCAGATCTACCTGGGCCACCGCGCCTACGGATTCGCGGCCGCGGCGCGCACCTATTTCGGCAAGACGCTGGACGAGCTCACGCCGGCCGAAGCCGCCATGCTGGCGGGCATTCCCAAGGCGCCCTCGCGCGCCAACCCCATCACCGACATGAAACGCGCCAAGCAGCGCCAGCACTATGTGCTGGGCCGCCTGCTGGCGCTGGGCAAGCTGACCCAGGCGCAGTACCAGGTCGCCCTGGACCAGCCCATCACAGTGGCCGGCAGCGGCGCGGACGGCTCGCGCGACTACGCCGTGCACGGCGAATACCCGGCCGAACTCGCGCGCCAGCTGATGTACAGCATCTTCCAGGACAGCGCCTACACGCGCGGCATCGACGTCTACACCACCATTGACTCCAAGGCCCAGCAGGCGGCCTATCAGTCGGTGCACGACGGCATTCTCGACTACACCCGCCGCTCGGTCTATCCGGGACCGGAAGGCCAGATCGACCTGCCCGCCGGCATCGAGAACGACCCCAAGGCGCTGGACAACGCACTGGACAGCGTGCAGGAAAACACCCCCGACGACGGCGACCTGCTGACCGGCGTGGTGCTCTCGGCCAGCCCCACCTCGGTCACCGTGGCGCGCAGCAGCAGCCAGATCGTCACCGTCGACACCAAGAGCGCCCTTTCTGTCATCGCCCGCGCCCTCAATCCCAGAGCAAAGCCCGACATGCGCATCACGCGCGGCTCGGTGGTGTATATCCACAAGCTGCCCGACGGAACCTGGGAAATCATCAACAAGCCCAAGCTGCAAGCCGCGCTGGTATCGCTCTCGCCCAAGGACGGCGCCATCCGTGCCATGATCGGCGGCTTCAACTTCCAGCAGGGCAGCTTCAATCGCGCCGTGCAGGCCTGGCGCCAGCCGGGTTCGAACATCAAGCCTTTCTACTATGCCGCCGCGCTCGAGCGCGGCCTGGCGCCGACCACCGAAATCTCCGACGAACCCTTTTTCCTGAGCGCCGCCCAGACCGGTTCCAAGGACTGGGCGCCCAAGAACGACGACGACAAGTACCAACCCATGATGAGCATGCGCCAGGCGCTCTACCAATCGGTCAACCTGGTCTCAATTCGCATCATGCAGGCCATCACGCCGCAGTACGCCCAGCAATATCTCACCCGCTTCGGATTCCTGGCCGAGCGCTGGCCCCCGATGCTGCCCATCGCCCTGGGCGCGGGCAGCGCAACGCCGCTTGAAGTGGCCAGCGCCTATACGGTGTTCGCCAACGGCGGCTATCGGGTTCCGCCCTACCTGATCGATCATGTGGTCGACCGCCGGGGCAATGTGCTGATGCAGGCCAAGCCTGTCGAGGCGGGCGACGAGAGCGTGCGCGCCATCGATCCGCGCACGGCCTGGATCATGGACGACATGCTGCGCGGCGTGGCCACCTACGGCACCGGCGCGCGCGCGCATGCCGTGCTCAAACGCAACGACGTGGCCGGCAAGACCGGCACCACCAACGGCCCGACCGATATCTGGTTCTCGGGTTTCGTCCCCTCGTTGGAAACCACGGTCTGGATGGGCTTTGATCAGCCGCGCCCGCTGGGCGCGTACGAGTTCGGCAGCGGCACCGCGCTCTCGACCTGGCTGGGCTATATGAAGCCCATGCTGGCGAACGTGCCGCAGACGCCGCCCCCACCCATGCCGCAAGGCCTGATCCAGGCCAACGGCGACTACTACTTCACGGAATTTCCGCCCGGCCAGAATGTGGCTTCGCTGGATCTGGGCGTCAGCGACACAAACGACGGTTCGGCCTCGAGCGACGCGAACGGCGTTCCCGTGTCCAACGACAGCGACGTGCTCGGAGGCTTTCTCAACAAAATGTGGTCGAACATCACCAAGGACCCGAACCCCAAGCATGTTGATTCACCACGCGTCACGCCTTAG
- a CDS encoding AGE family epimerase/isomerase, which yields MKQAAWADTAADLQRHFDTVVIAQWLSRGFDARIGLPHEALDQSGEPMPDARYRAMACARQLYVYARLTGEQAKAHAARLFDALLRYFHDERRHAWVFSVDAQGQVLDAAQDLYSHAFVVLACATYFARSRDARALQHMLSTARLVEERFGDGDGLYHAALCANGTPVKGPEQNPIMHLTEAYQAAALVAEPIWFAQTLRRIAEGVAQRFLDPQTQCIAELPLGTADNRIEPGHQFEWYSLLHSMPQVYEGLNLPAAVPRGCVWARARGVAPDTEGVCAALDMNAGMRDGSQRIWAQAEYARYLALTGDRPALGRQLARFKERFLHARGWREVLGADGALQRADMPSTTPYHLMTAYAALRA from the coding sequence ATGAAACAAGCTGCCTGGGCCGATACCGCGGCCGATCTGCAACGTCATTTCGACACCGTCGTCATTGCCCAGTGGCTTTCGCGCGGTTTTGATGCGCGCATCGGCCTGCCGCACGAGGCGCTGGACCAATCGGGCGAGCCGATGCCCGACGCGCGCTACCGTGCCATGGCCTGCGCGCGCCAGCTTTATGTGTATGCGCGGTTGACAGGCGAGCAAGCGAAGGCCCACGCGGCGCGCCTTTTCGATGCCTTGCTGCGGTATTTCCATGACGAGCGCCGCCATGCCTGGGTGTTCAGCGTGGATGCACAGGGGCAGGTGCTCGATGCGGCACAGGACCTCTACAGCCATGCCTTTGTGGTGCTGGCCTGCGCGACGTATTTCGCGCGCAGCCGCGATGCGCGAGCGCTGCAGCACATGCTGTCGACCGCGCGATTGGTGGAGGAGAGATTCGGCGACGGCGACGGGCTTTACCACGCAGCGCTTTGCGCGAACGGGACGCCAGTCAAAGGCCCCGAGCAAAATCCCATCATGCACCTGACCGAGGCCTACCAGGCGGCAGCGCTGGTGGCCGAGCCGATCTGGTTCGCGCAGACGCTGCGCCGTATCGCCGAAGGTGTCGCCCAGCGCTTTCTCGACCCGCAGACGCAGTGCATCGCCGAGTTGCCTTTGGGCACGGCGGACAACCGCATCGAACCCGGTCATCAGTTCGAGTGGTATTCCCTGCTGCATTCGATGCCGCAGGTGTATGAAGGGCTGAATTTGCCCGCGGCGGTGCCGCGCGGCTGCGTCTGGGCCAGGGCGAGGGGCGTGGCCCCGGATACCGAAGGCGTCTGCGCTGCGCTGGACATGAACGCAGGCATGCGCGATGGCTCACAACGCATCTGGGCGCAGGCCGAATATGCCCGCTACCTGGCGCTGACCGGGGACCGCCCGGCACTGGGCCGACAGCTGGCGCGGTTCAAGGAGCGCTTCCTGCACGCACGCGGCTGGCGCGAAGTGCTGGGCGCCGATGGCGCCTTGCAGCGTGCCGACATGCCCTCGACCACGCCCTACCACCTGATGACGGCCTACGCCGCCTTGCGCGCCTGA
- a CDS encoding MFS transporter, which yields MSTEKSAEIAARLDRLPSSRTVWTMVLLLSLGGVFEFYDLFFTAYVAPGMVGAGLFKPESLGFFSALGPLKVAGFGTFVFATFAGLWVGALFAGQLADIMGRRVIFTWSMIWYMVCTAIMAFQGSGLELNLWRFIAGIGLGVELVTIDTYISELISSRQRGRAYAVNQCITFSIVPVIAFLAYAMKDTQPFGLAYWRVIILIGSVGAIAVWFMRRHIPESPRWLAAQGRIEEAERVVAQIERRVEQEKGIKLPPPEVSVTAEKAERGTLGEVLRAPYLKRTIILSIFNMAQVIGFYGFAAWVPTLLISRGVTVTHGLAYAFIIAIANPFGPMIGVLFADKLERKTQIVGGLLVMAIVIVLFSRASAPALLIVLGVLFTLASNIMSYAYHGYQAEVYPTRIRARAVGFVYSWSRLAAAFAGLVIGILLHHYGVPGVAAFIGVSMMVGIVMILLGPATRGRSLESISH from the coding sequence ATGTCTACGGAAAAATCAGCCGAAATTGCAGCTCGGCTTGATCGTCTACCGTCCTCCAGGACGGTCTGGACGATGGTTCTGCTGCTTTCGCTGGGCGGCGTTTTCGAGTTCTACGATCTGTTCTTTACCGCCTACGTCGCGCCGGGCATGGTGGGGGCCGGCCTTTTCAAGCCGGAATCGCTCGGCTTCTTCTCGGCTCTGGGACCTCTGAAGGTGGCAGGCTTTGGCACCTTCGTCTTTGCGACCTTCGCTGGTCTCTGGGTGGGTGCGCTCTTTGCCGGGCAACTGGCCGACATCATGGGCCGCCGTGTCATTTTTACCTGGTCCATGATCTGGTACATGGTCTGCACCGCGATCATGGCGTTCCAGGGCAGCGGCTTGGAGCTGAATCTCTGGCGTTTCATCGCCGGCATCGGCCTGGGCGTCGAACTGGTGACGATTGACACGTACATTTCCGAACTGATCTCCAGCCGCCAGCGCGGCCGCGCTTATGCGGTCAACCAGTGCATCACCTTCAGCATCGTGCCGGTGATCGCATTTCTCGCGTATGCCATGAAGGACACCCAACCCTTCGGCCTCGCATACTGGCGCGTGATCATCCTGATTGGTTCGGTCGGCGCGATTGCGGTGTGGTTCATGCGTCGCCACATTCCCGAAAGCCCGCGCTGGCTGGCGGCCCAAGGCCGCATCGAGGAAGCGGAACGTGTCGTGGCGCAGATCGAGCGCCGGGTCGAGCAAGAGAAGGGCATCAAGCTGCCGCCGCCGGAGGTGTCCGTTACGGCTGAAAAGGCCGAGCGTGGAACCTTGGGCGAGGTGCTGCGCGCGCCTTACCTCAAGCGCACGATCATCCTGTCCATCTTCAATATGGCTCAGGTGATCGGCTTCTACGGGTTCGCCGCATGGGTACCCACGCTGCTGATCAGCCGGGGCGTGACAGTCACGCATGGCCTGGCCTATGCCTTCATTATCGCGATCGCCAACCCGTTCGGCCCCATGATAGGCGTGCTGTTCGCGGACAAGTTGGAGCGCAAGACACAGATCGTCGGCGGCCTGCTGGTCATGGCGATCGTCATCGTCCTGTTTTCCCGTGCCTCCGCTCCGGCCTTGCTGATCGTGCTCGGTGTGCTCTTTACGCTGGCGTCGAACATCATGTCCTATGCCTATCACGGCTATCAGGCCGAGGTATATCCCACGCGCATCCGTGCGCGCGCCGTGGGCTTCGTTTATTCCTGGAGCCGGCTTGCCGCCGCGTTCGCGGGGCTGGTCATCGGCATCCTGCTGCACCATTACGGCGTGCCCGGCGTAGCGGCCTTCATCGGCGTGTCGATGATGGTGGGCATCGTCATGATCCTGCTTGGCCCTGCGACGCGTGGCCGCTCGCTTGAGTCCATCAGCCACTGA
- a CDS encoding cytochrome b, whose amino-acid sequence MNTGQSSSYDRPTIALHWLTAALVLFQFTLAMIWDFFPKPEQHTMIVTHTSFGIVLAVVLLARLLWRTTAGRRLEHGSSLPDLAARAAHLILYLLLVAVVVLGVMLRWSGHNPLSFFGLTIASPFGPFSHATHEILGNLHDFAAWSIIVIAVVHACAALFHHYVLRDGILQRMLPGLASPERRRTLGTGQRE is encoded by the coding sequence ATGAACACCGGCCAGAGTTCTTCCTATGACCGCCCGACGATCGCGTTGCACTGGCTCACCGCAGCGCTCGTGCTGTTCCAGTTCACGCTTGCCATGATCTGGGATTTCTTCCCCAAGCCCGAACAACACACGATGATCGTCACGCATACCTCGTTCGGCATCGTGCTGGCCGTCGTGCTCCTGGCGCGACTGCTCTGGCGCACGACAGCGGGTCGGCGCCTGGAACACGGATCGAGCCTGCCGGACCTGGCTGCCAGGGCGGCGCATCTCATATTGTATTTGCTGCTGGTGGCGGTAGTCGTGTTGGGCGTCATGCTGCGCTGGTCCGGCCACAACCCGCTCAGCTTCTTCGGCCTGACCATCGCCTCCCCCTTCGGGCCGTTCTCGCATGCCACGCACGAGATCCTAGGCAACCTGCACGATTTCGCCGCCTGGTCGATCATCGTAATCGCAGTTGTCCACGCATGCGCGGCGCTGTTCCATCACTACGTACTGCGCGACGGCATCCTGCAGCGGATGCTGCCGGGTCTCGCATCGCCCGAGCGACGCAGGACGCTGGGTACAGGGCAGCGCGAATGA